The following are encoded in a window of Ruminiclostridium herbifermentans genomic DNA:
- a CDS encoding ABC transporter ATP-binding protein, whose translation MGSLIELKGVRKVYRVGNEKVVALQNIDLTIQKGEICCLLGTSGSGKSTLLNLLAGLEKPTRGEIIIKDIHIEKLNEQKLVLFRQKYIGFVFQSYNLLPSLTALENVGLPLAFKGIPRKIRDKKAQQMLKAVGLTSHNNRKPSQMSGGQQQRVGIARAFVGNPQIIFADEPTGNLDSKTTTDVMNLITGMARKNSQTLIIVTHDVSIASYADKVIHILDGNIEKIVTQTPSANVLAEEIQ comes from the coding sequence TTGGGTAGTTTGATTGAACTTAAAGGAGTAAGAAAGGTATACAGGGTAGGCAACGAAAAAGTTGTTGCTCTGCAAAATATCGACCTTACTATCCAAAAGGGTGAAATATGTTGTCTCTTAGGAACTTCAGGCTCCGGCAAATCCACTCTTTTAAACCTTTTGGCTGGTCTTGAGAAACCCACCAGAGGTGAAATAATCATTAAAGATATACATATCGAAAAGCTTAATGAGCAGAAGCTTGTTTTGTTCCGCCAAAAATATATTGGTTTTGTTTTTCAGTCTTATAATCTACTGCCTAGCTTGACAGCTCTAGAAAATGTCGGCTTACCTTTAGCTTTCAAAGGCATACCCCGCAAAATAAGAGATAAGAAAGCTCAGCAAATGCTAAAAGCCGTCGGGCTCACCTCCCACAACAACAGAAAGCCATCCCAAATGAGTGGCGGTCAGCAGCAAAGAGTAGGTATTGCAAGGGCCTTCGTGGGAAATCCTCAAATTATTTTTGCAGACGAGCCCACTGGAAATCTAGATTCAAAAACAACCACTGATGTTATGAATCTCATTACAGGAATGGCAAGAAAGAACTCTCAAACCTTGATAATAGTTACGCATGACGTTAGTATCGCAAGTTATGCGGATAAAGTAATTCATATTCTCGATGGAAACATTGAAAAAATAGTAACTCAAACCCCGTCGGCTAATGTACTGGCGGAAGAAATACAATAA
- a CDS encoding ABC transporter permease: MRSFDIFLMGLKNLFRRKTRTILTVLGVVIGTAAIVVMVSLGIGMNESFEAQLKQMGNLNIINVTKYRNTPDNSSGPPKEIVLDDAAIAKISKIEGIRGVTPVIEGSMKLISGKYMAYVQVMGIDVKSMPDFDYPVAQGRLLQEGDTDKIVVGAYIPQYFYNPKNYYGSIDGKPLVDVMTDKIEATFDMSYGEKHQQGTGGSDTSAKAPKLYKLKPVGILEITNDWQKDGYIFMDYLNLQKLMKDASKGQGGQNMMFDISSTSKGYERLMVMVDKIKDVDRIQAEIDDMGYGTNSLADIRKSMQKQSQTVQLVLGAIGAISLIISALGITNTMIMSIYERTREIGVMKVLGCKMKNIRQLFLLEAGIIGLLGGCIGVILSYLTSYAINTIGRSYLNSGRGGMFGIGMGMGDAESRISSIPPWLALLSIAFAILIGLISGFSPARRAMKLSALEAIKTE; the protein is encoded by the coding sequence ATGAGGAGCTTTGATATATTTTTAATGGGTTTAAAGAATCTATTCAGAAGAAAAACAAGAACCATTCTAACCGTTCTTGGCGTAGTCATAGGAACTGCAGCCATTGTTGTCATGGTTTCTCTTGGAATCGGTATGAATGAGAGTTTTGAAGCCCAATTAAAGCAAATGGGTAACCTTAATATAATTAATGTTACCAAATACAGAAATACTCCCGATAACTCTAGCGGTCCACCTAAGGAAATAGTTCTTGATGATGCTGCAATTGCAAAAATAAGCAAAATTGAAGGCATTCGAGGAGTAACTCCAGTTATTGAAGGAAGCATGAAGCTTATCTCAGGTAAGTATATGGCCTATGTTCAAGTTATGGGAATTGACGTGAAATCAATGCCAGATTTTGATTATCCAGTTGCCCAAGGCCGTTTACTTCAAGAAGGAGATACTGACAAAATAGTAGTGGGAGCTTATATCCCTCAATATTTTTACAATCCAAAGAACTACTATGGTTCAATAGACGGAAAACCACTTGTTGATGTGATGACAGATAAAATAGAGGCAACCTTCGACATGAGTTACGGAGAAAAACATCAGCAGGGCACAGGAGGTTCTGACACTTCCGCAAAAGCTCCTAAGCTCTACAAATTGAAACCTGTAGGTATCCTAGAAATAACAAATGATTGGCAAAAAGATGGTTACATTTTCATGGATTATCTCAATCTTCAAAAGCTGATGAAAGATGCTTCCAAAGGTCAAGGCGGGCAAAATATGATGTTTGATATTAGCAGTACCAGCAAAGGCTATGAACGCCTAATGGTTATGGTAGATAAAATCAAGGATGTTGACCGAATTCAGGCAGAAATTGATGATATGGGCTATGGAACTAACAGCCTTGCAGATATACGCAAGTCCATGCAAAAGCAGTCTCAGACTGTTCAGCTGGTGCTTGGGGCCATTGGAGCCATATCCCTAATCATTTCTGCCCTTGGTATAACAAATACTATGATTATGTCTATATATGAAAGAACTCGTGAGATAGGCGTAATGAAGGTTTTAGGCTGTAAAATGAAAAATATAAGGCAACTGTTTCTGTTAGAGGCTGGTATCATCGGATTATTAGGAGGGTGTATAGGTGTTATTTTGAGTTATCTTACTTCCTATGCAATAAACACCATTGGCAGAAGCTACTTAAATTCCGGAAGGGGCGGTATGTTCGGTATTGGAATGGGTATGGGCGATGCTGAAAGCAGAATATCCTCGATACCTCCTTGGCTGGCACTTCTCTCCATTGCTTTTGCTATTCTAATCGGACTTATTTCTGGCTTTTCACCTGCTAGAAGAGCTATGAAACTCAGTGCGCTGGAGGCAATTAAGACTGAGTAG
- a CDS encoding COG1361 S-layer family protein, with translation MKTLKKIAAISLIFLILLSQLFTVTVPVTAAQEVDLVGYFVNKATIKQGDTFTMSFKVKHSADASNIYIEIDSSSFSMKNSNPYFIPVDEVVDDSTVMTKGNDFRYNGGSNRLQVTIQYTTPSGTKSITDSINISEAIIEDRDTNDNPPADTAKYAPKIQIVENSAIPSGKAGAEITYTLPLKNNSLYYARNIVVSPVLDDSTPITIEAMNPSQTIDSLQAKESKNVKFTFKISNGATPKTYPIKFNLQYYNSAGDYFSNTETGYLKTLEGSQLPRLDLKAVSTNPSPVIPGKNFKLDITLENNGALSAKNIKVTLLGLKNDGASIIGNTNKKTQSLIYSGSSAVFSFDLFASSKIETGANSLKVKVDYLDNSGSEYSDEIEFFYNVVSENSNTNIEIKNIVSPESTLSPGDNAPISFDIANTGSADARNIKVTISADKELIPRTQNTILIPLLKKGESKNVLFQLYVSDEATSKNYAVSLNVEYDATVDGTVNKQAVMQYVGLNIENSTGKSVPRLIIDKYSVNPEIVNAGQPFTLNLSIMNTSKASNISNVKVTLSSDDGTFTTVNSNSFYIDSIAPKGTVQKQVSFTSKSDAAPKQYMISINYEYEDEKGNPYSTKDVVGVSLQQTPRLVVGDLNFPPEAFLGSPMPINVSFYNMGKSTLYNLLVKLEGDFRVEGTSYYVGNFEPGKTDSFDGVVIPEAAGPVNGFLVFSFEDADGNKQEVKKEISFNAIEMPMEAPIDSEGMFPPEETDKKIPLWAFIAGGAVLLVIIVITVLFVRKKIKARKEFMIDEEL, from the coding sequence ATGAAAACTTTAAAGAAAATAGCAGCTATTAGTTTAATTTTTTTAATTTTATTATCACAATTATTTACAGTGACAGTACCAGTAACTGCCGCGCAAGAGGTAGATCTTGTAGGCTATTTCGTTAATAAGGCCACCATTAAACAAGGTGATACTTTTACTATGTCTTTTAAAGTAAAACATAGTGCCGATGCTTCGAATATATACATAGAAATTGATAGCAGTTCCTTTTCAATGAAAAATTCCAATCCATATTTTATTCCTGTAGATGAAGTTGTCGACGATTCTACAGTTATGACCAAGGGAAACGATTTCAGATATAATGGTGGTTCAAATAGACTCCAGGTAACTATTCAATACACAACACCTTCAGGAACTAAATCAATAACGGATTCTATCAATATATCTGAAGCTATAATTGAGGATAGAGATACTAATGACAATCCTCCAGCAGATACAGCAAAATATGCGCCTAAGATTCAAATAGTAGAGAATTCAGCCATACCCTCCGGAAAAGCTGGCGCTGAAATAACATATACTCTTCCGCTGAAAAACAACAGTTTATATTATGCAAGAAATATTGTGGTTTCTCCAGTGTTAGACGACTCTACGCCAATTACAATTGAAGCAATGAATCCATCTCAGACGATAGACTCTCTGCAGGCCAAAGAAAGCAAGAACGTTAAATTCACCTTTAAAATATCCAATGGCGCAACGCCTAAAACCTATCCAATAAAGTTTAACCTACAGTACTATAATTCTGCAGGAGATTATTTTAGCAATACGGAAACAGGTTATTTAAAAACCTTAGAAGGCAGCCAACTTCCAAGGCTAGATTTAAAAGCAGTCTCAACCAATCCTTCACCTGTTATCCCTGGAAAGAATTTTAAGCTAGATATAACTCTTGAAAATAACGGTGCTTTATCAGCAAAAAATATAAAAGTAACCTTACTTGGATTAAAAAATGACGGTGCTAGTATAATCGGCAATACAAACAAAAAAACTCAGTCACTTATTTATTCTGGTAGTTCGGCTGTATTTTCATTTGATCTGTTTGCTTCCTCCAAAATTGAAACAGGAGCAAACAGCCTTAAAGTAAAAGTTGATTATTTGGATAATTCAGGCTCAGAATATTCCGACGAGATAGAGTTTTTTTATAACGTAGTATCGGAAAATTCAAATACTAACATAGAAATAAAGAACATTGTATCACCTGAAAGCACTCTTTCACCTGGTGACAATGCACCAATATCTTTTGATATAGCAAATACAGGTTCAGCTGACGCTCGTAATATAAAAGTTACAATATCAGCCGACAAGGAATTGATACCAAGAACTCAAAATACAATATTAATTCCTCTGCTAAAAAAAGGCGAGTCAAAGAATGTACTATTTCAGCTTTACGTTTCAGATGAAGCAACATCAAAGAATTATGCCGTTTCACTGAATGTTGAATATGATGCCACTGTTGACGGAACTGTGAACAAACAAGCAGTCATGCAGTATGTTGGACTGAATATTGAAAATTCCACTGGTAAATCCGTTCCAAGACTCATTATTGACAAGTACAGTGTTAATCCAGAAATTGTTAATGCAGGACAGCCCTTTACGTTGAATCTATCAATAATGAATACCAGCAAAGCTTCCAACATTAGTAATGTAAAAGTGACCCTTTCCTCCGATGATGGAACCTTTACAACTGTTAATTCAAACTCCTTTTACATTGACAGCATTGCCCCTAAAGGAACGGTTCAAAAACAGGTCAGCTTCACTTCAAAATCAGATGCTGCTCCAAAGCAGTATATGATTAGTATAAATTATGAGTATGAGGATGAAAAAGGAAATCCTTATTCGACTAAGGACGTTGTAGGAGTTTCCCTTCAACAGACACCACGTTTGGTAGTGGGAGACCTCAACTTCCCTCCAGAAGCCTTTTTAGGTTCTCCAATGCCCATTAATGTAAGCTTCTATAATATGGGTAAATCAACATTATATAATTTGCTTGTAAAACTGGAAGGTGATTTCAGAGTTGAGGGAACGAGCTATTATGTTGGTAATTTTGAACCCGGAAAAACCGATTCCTTTGATGGTGTAGTTATTCCAGAAGCAGCAGGCCCTGTGAATGGTTTCCTTGTTTTTTCCTTTGAAGATGCTGATGGAAACAAGCAGGAGGTAAAAAAAGAGATATCTTTTAATGCCATAGAAATGCCTATGGAAGCTCCTATTGATAGTGAAGGAATGTTTCCTCCAGAGGAAACAGATAAAAAAATTCCACTATGGGCTTTTATTGCTGGAGGGGCAGTTCTCCTTGTAATAATAGTTATTACTGTATTATTTGTTCGTAAGAAAATAAAAGCTAGAAAGGAATTTATGATAGATGAGGAGCTTTGA
- a CDS encoding methyl-accepting chemotaxis protein, giving the protein MKKKGYSRFRGLSWRIFLVSVLCMLIPMLVSLFTSGYISQKYLENSASDALLNIVAEKRSQIEVALSNIEKQAQSIAMQPFIVDTLSEASANSANPSSRDLQKISNNLEYNFNLAKGLFENVFLMYKNIDIADGIGGKSVGWENEAMGSVTDLLVRAARVSPTTGRPVITIVAPVKNNDKQLGSVAMAIELNSLSENIINSNSNSDFKTLILNSEGLVISSIDKDIVLTLNFQDEKSGLQDFYNTIKSKETGIDFFKLDGIEYIAAYTSSSKYGMHIVSYKPVSAYTKLIKNMGLVLIGVILLSILLASIVIYFSSRKITKPILAAVAQAEQLANRDLTVNTIENSLNRKDELGRLANSFSTMVQNLKEIITQITITSSEVAISGQELYESGEQVGKAAEEVANTILEISSGAEDQSKKIEMALSNLTDLISQINEVNNNTYNMQQTTVHMIDDIAIGAKTAAESIETINNLKADTEGVSGVISNLGNTSNQIGQIIELISGIAEQTNLLALNAAIEAARAGEAGRGFSVVADEIRKLAEESADASGRIAKLIVEIRSGVDTAVSKMDDSMKSVNSSVKAIQKNGETFNVINEQAERLKDIVSNVINSVKIMTENSSDFERTMQEINETSHEFASNAEGVSAASEEQIALTEEIVSSSKAMADMSEELSNLIKNFKI; this is encoded by the coding sequence ATGAAAAAAAAGGGATATAGCAGATTTAGAGGATTAAGTTGGAGGATTTTTTTGGTATCTGTTCTATGCATGCTAATACCTATGCTGGTAAGTCTTTTTACGTCTGGTTATATTTCACAAAAGTATTTGGAGAACTCAGCAAGTGATGCTTTATTGAACATTGTTGCTGAAAAGAGGAGTCAAATTGAAGTAGCCTTGTCAAACATTGAAAAGCAGGCTCAGTCAATTGCAATGCAACCTTTTATTGTTGATACTCTCAGTGAGGCTTCTGCCAATTCTGCTAATCCAAGCAGCAGAGACTTGCAGAAGATTTCAAATAATTTAGAGTATAATTTTAACCTGGCAAAAGGTCTTTTTGAGAATGTGTTCTTAATGTATAAGAATATTGATATAGCAGATGGCATAGGGGGTAAATCTGTTGGATGGGAAAATGAAGCCATGGGAAGCGTTACGGATTTACTAGTACGTGCAGCAAGAGTATCACCTACTACTGGTCGGCCTGTTATTACTATTGTAGCACCTGTAAAAAACAATGACAAACAACTAGGCTCAGTGGCAATGGCTATAGAATTAAACAGTTTATCAGAAAATATTATTAATAGTAATTCAAACAGCGATTTCAAGACACTTATTTTGAATTCAGAAGGGCTTGTAATTTCATCAATAGATAAAGATATTGTTTTAACTCTGAATTTTCAGGATGAAAAAAGTGGATTGCAGGATTTTTATAATACAATAAAATCTAAAGAAACTGGTATTGATTTCTTTAAACTAGATGGTATTGAATATATTGCTGCTTACACTAGCAGCAGTAAATATGGAATGCATATAGTATCCTACAAGCCTGTTTCAGCTTACACGAAGCTAATAAAGAATATGGGGTTGGTATTAATTGGGGTTATTTTACTAAGTATTTTATTAGCATCAATTGTTATTTATTTCTCTTCTAGAAAAATAACCAAACCGATACTTGCAGCTGTAGCCCAAGCAGAACAATTGGCAAATAGAGATTTGACAGTAAATACTATAGAAAATTCTCTTAATAGAAAGGATGAACTTGGTAGGTTAGCAAATTCTTTTTCTACTATGGTTCAGAATTTAAAAGAAATAATAACACAGATAACAATAACATCGAGCGAGGTGGCTATATCTGGACAGGAATTGTACGAGTCTGGTGAACAGGTTGGAAAAGCCGCTGAGGAAGTGGCTAACACAATCCTCGAAATTTCCTCAGGTGCGGAAGATCAATCTAAAAAGATTGAGATGGCACTTTCGAACTTGACAGATTTAATTAGCCAAATCAATGAAGTTAATAATAATACGTACAATATGCAACAGACTACTGTTCATATGATAGATGATATTGCTATAGGGGCTAAGACTGCTGCTGAATCCATTGAAACTATAAATAATCTAAAAGCTGATACAGAAGGAGTTTCCGGAGTTATTTCGAATTTAGGTAATACTTCTAATCAAATAGGACAGATTATTGAATTAATCAGTGGCATAGCTGAACAGACAAACTTACTTGCATTGAACGCAGCTATTGAGGCTGCAAGAGCAGGTGAGGCAGGAAGAGGGTTCAGTGTGGTTGCTGATGAAATTAGGAAATTGGCTGAAGAGTCTGCCGATGCTAGTGGAAGGATAGCAAAGCTTATTGTAGAAATAAGAAGCGGTGTTGACACAGCCGTTAGTAAGATGGATGACAGCATGAAGTCTGTAAACTCAAGTGTGAAAGCTATTCAAAAGAACGGTGAAACTTTCAATGTGATTAATGAACAGGCTGAACGACTTAAGGATATAGTATCAAATGTTATTAATAGTGTTAAAATTATGACTGAAAACAGCAGTGATTTTGAACGTACAATGCAGGAGATAAATGAGACAAGCCATGAGTTTGCTTCTAATGCAGAAGGAGTATCGGCTGCTAGTGAAGAACAAATAGCTTTAACAGAGGAAATAGTATCTTCTTCAAAAGCAATGGCAGATATGTCTGAAGAATTATCAAATCTAATTAAAAACTTTAAAATATAG
- a CDS encoding ABC-F family ATP-binding cassette domain-containing protein, which translates to MSILTVENVSHGFGARTILDNASFRLLKGEHVGLVGANGEGKSTFLNIITGKLMPDEGKVEWCNRITTGYLDQHTVLTPGKTIRETLREAFQHMFDLEQEMLSIYEKMGDATESELAAMMEDVGEIQSELEISGFYIIDSKIEEVANGLGLGDIGLDTDVSNLSGGQRTKVLLTKLLLQSPMILILDEPTNFLDENHIVWLKNYLKNYENAFILVSHDIPFLNDVVNVIYHVENAVLTRYAGNYDEFQRMYQLSKQQIQQAYEKQQKEIEKLEEFVARNKARAATANMAKSRQKKLDKMEIINKVQEKAKPIFKFREARAPGRYIFKTNNLIIGYESALTGPLNIALERGQKVAIKGVNGLGKSTLLKTLLGIQKPFAGEVILDDYLYPGYFEQEGERYNTKTALEEVWNDYPGMTNAEVRGALAKCGLTTEHITSQMMVLSGGENAKVRLCKLMLKDVNCLILDEPTNHLDVDAKDELKRAIKEFKGSVLLVCHEPEFYEDWVTDVWNVENWTTKIV; encoded by the coding sequence TTGAGTATATTAACTGTAGAAAACGTAAGTCATGGTTTTGGTGCTAGAACTATATTAGATAACGCCTCATTCAGATTACTTAAGGGTGAGCATGTTGGGCTTGTAGGAGCAAACGGAGAGGGAAAATCAACATTTTTAAATATAATTACCGGAAAACTGATGCCAGATGAAGGCAAGGTGGAATGGTGCAACAGAATAACAACCGGATATTTGGATCAGCATACTGTTTTAACTCCAGGCAAAACAATTCGTGAAACCTTGAGAGAGGCTTTCCAGCATATGTTTGACCTTGAACAGGAAATGCTTTCTATATATGAAAAAATGGGAGATGCCACAGAGAGTGAATTAGCCGCAATGATGGAGGATGTTGGTGAAATTCAAAGTGAACTAGAGATTAGCGGCTTTTACATTATAGATTCAAAAATAGAGGAAGTTGCAAATGGTTTGGGGTTAGGTGATATTGGTCTAGATACTGACGTTTCTAATTTGAGCGGAGGACAGAGGACAAAGGTATTACTTACAAAGCTTTTGCTTCAAAGTCCAATGATATTGATATTGGACGAACCTACAAACTTTCTTGATGAAAACCATATTGTATGGCTGAAAAATTATTTAAAGAACTATGAAAATGCTTTTATTTTAGTTTCACATGACATTCCTTTTTTAAATGATGTTGTTAATGTAATTTACCATGTGGAAAATGCTGTGCTGACAAGATATGCAGGAAATTATGATGAATTTCAAAGGATGTACCAGCTTTCAAAGCAGCAAATTCAGCAGGCATATGAAAAGCAGCAAAAGGAAATTGAAAAGCTGGAAGAGTTTGTGGCCAGAAACAAAGCCAGAGCAGCTACTGCAAATATGGCTAAGAGCAGGCAAAAGAAGCTTGACAAAATGGAAATTATCAACAAAGTGCAAGAAAAGGCTAAGCCAATATTTAAGTTCAGAGAAGCACGTGCACCAGGAAGATATATATTTAAAACCAATAACCTTATTATCGGATACGAATCTGCCCTAACAGGTCCTTTGAACATAGCATTGGAGCGTGGGCAAAAGGTAGCTATAAAAGGTGTTAACGGATTAGGTAAGTCAACCTTGCTTAAAACCCTGCTGGGAATTCAAAAGCCATTTGCAGGAGAGGTTATTTTGGATGACTATTTATATCCCGGCTATTTTGAACAGGAAGGTGAGCGATACAATACCAAAACAGCACTAGAAGAGGTTTGGAACGACTACCCCGGAATGACTAATGCAGAGGTAAGAGGGGCTCTTGCTAAATGTGGTTTGACTACTGAGCATATTACCAGCCAGATGATGGTGCTTAGTGGTGGTGAAAATGCAAAAGTACGTCTATGCAAGCTTATGCTCAAGGATGTTAATTGCTTGATTCTCGACGAGCCTACAAACCACTTAGATGTAGATGCAAAGGATGAACTCAAAAGAGCAATCAAAGAATTCAAGGGCTCTGTACTATTAGTTTGCCATGAGCCTGAATTTTATGAAGATTGGGTGACTGATGTTTGGAACGTAGAGAATTGGACGACGAAGATTGTGTAG
- a CDS encoding flotillin family protein, whose protein sequence is MMGEYSIYVIPAIIVVVLFILIICLFNMYKKVPQDKALVVTGFRGRRVITGGGGIVIPMLERIDVISLENMQIDIRIDGALTSQGVGIVADGVAVVKVKSDKESILSAAEQFNTSKGLDYMLAVISKTTQQVLEGKLREIVSKMTVEEIYKDRETFASHVQGVAATELQGMGLELKVLTIKDISDKNGYLEALGKPRIAEVKRDAQIAEAEATKETKIRTAEANREGEAARIQSETKIAEEIKNKELKVQSYNKDQQTAKADADLAYEIQANIVRKEVAETAMQVEITKKQKEIELAEQEALRKEKELEATIKKQADADNYQATKLADANKYREFAAAEARARAIEMEGEAKAKAKRAEGMAEVEIIKAKGEAEASAMAKKAEAFKLYNDAAVTQMIIEKLPDIASAIASPLAKTEKIVIVDNANGGEAKGAAKVTGYVTDIISQLPESVEAITGLNVLDLLKKSGNNKAGEVTNEVNNEETK, encoded by the coding sequence ATGATGGGTGAATATTCAATTTACGTAATACCAGCTATTATTGTTGTGGTACTATTTATCTTAATAATTTGCTTATTTAACATGTACAAGAAGGTACCGCAGGACAAAGCTTTAGTAGTTACAGGTTTTAGAGGCAGAAGGGTTATAACTGGCGGAGGCGGCATTGTCATACCTATGCTTGAAAGAATTGATGTCATATCTTTAGAAAATATGCAGATAGACATTAGAATTGACGGTGCACTTACCTCTCAAGGTGTTGGAATTGTTGCAGATGGTGTGGCTGTTGTTAAGGTTAAGTCTGATAAGGAATCTATTTTGTCAGCGGCAGAGCAGTTTAATACATCAAAAGGCTTAGACTATATGTTGGCTGTTATTTCAAAAACAACTCAACAGGTGCTGGAAGGTAAGCTTCGTGAAATTGTATCAAAAATGACTGTTGAGGAGATTTACAAGGATAGAGAGACATTTGCATCACACGTACAAGGTGTTGCAGCAACTGAACTTCAAGGCATGGGTCTTGAATTAAAGGTATTAACAATCAAAGACATATCTGATAAGAATGGTTACTTAGAGGCACTTGGAAAACCTAGAATTGCGGAAGTTAAGAGAGACGCTCAGATTGCAGAGGCAGAAGCAACAAAGGAAACAAAAATAAGAACTGCTGAAGCAAACAGAGAAGGAGAAGCTGCTAGAATACAGTCTGAAACAAAGATTGCAGAAGAAATTAAGAATAAGGAACTTAAAGTTCAATCCTACAACAAAGATCAACAGACTGCAAAGGCAGATGCAGACCTTGCTTACGAAATTCAAGCAAATATCGTTAGAAAAGAAGTTGCTGAGACTGCAATGCAGGTTGAAATAACAAAGAAGCAGAAAGAAATTGAACTTGCAGAGCAGGAAGCACTCAGAAAAGAAAAGGAATTAGAAGCAACTATTAAGAAGCAAGCTGATGCAGACAATTACCAAGCTACAAAGCTTGCTGATGCAAATAAATATAGAGAGTTTGCAGCTGCTGAGGCAAGAGCTCGTGCTATTGAGATGGAAGGTGAAGCTAAGGCAAAAGCAAAGAGAGCAGAAGGTATGGCTGAGGTAGAAATTATCAAAGCAAAAGGTGAAGCTGAAGCATCAGCTATGGCTAAGAAAGCAGAAGCCTTCAAACTTTACAATGATGCAGCCGTTACTCAAATGATTATTGAAAAACTTCCTGACATTGCAAGTGCAATAGCTAGCCCGCTTGCTAAAACTGAGAAAATTGTTATTGTTGACAATGCCAATGGTGGAGAAGCAAAAGGCGCAGCAAAGGTTACAGGATATGTAACTGATATAATTTCTCAGCTTCCAGAGAGTGTTGAAGCAATTACTGGATTAAATGTATTAGATTTATTGAAAAAAAGCGGTAATAATAAAGCAGGGGAAGTAACTAACGAAGTAAATAACGAGGAAACAAAATAA
- a CDS encoding NfeD family protein, which translates to MSDFYVVVFLVGVFYTVISLIINGITGALHSHGDFGADIGGHHGNIDSGHVQADAGHTISSADGSQAVSVDGQQGHSVGEGSGFSQNIISWFAVLLNPIVAVSLLTVFGGMGILGESYFKWDSIATLAFAAVSGILCSSLLYNFVAKPIYRSENTSNVSREMLIGTAAEVTTDILADGFGTISYTVNSLRFNAPSKHIEGKAVKQGQKVVICKIEDNIFYISEISGI; encoded by the coding sequence ATGTCTGATTTTTATGTAGTTGTATTTTTAGTAGGTGTATTTTATACTGTTATTTCATTGATTATTAATGGAATTACAGGAGCGCTTCATTCTCATGGTGATTTTGGAGCTGACATAGGAGGACATCACGGAAATATAGATAGCGGGCATGTTCAAGCAGATGCTGGTCATACAATAAGTTCTGCTGATGGGAGCCAGGCTGTAAGTGTTGATGGACAACAGGGACATTCTGTCGGTGAAGGTTCAGGATTTTCACAGAATATAATATCCTGGTTTGCAGTATTATTAAATCCAATAGTTGCAGTATCCCTTTTAACTGTTTTTGGTGGAATGGGTATATTAGGGGAGAGTTACTTTAAGTGGGATAGTATTGCTACTTTAGCTTTTGCAGCTGTATCAGGAATACTTTGTTCATCATTGTTATATAATTTTGTAGCTAAACCTATTTACAGGAGTGAGAATACTTCGAATGTTTCAAGAGAAATGTTAATAGGAACTGCTGCAGAGGTTACCACAGATATTCTTGCGGATGGCTTTGGAACTATTTCTTACACAGTAAATTCGTTAAGGTTTAATGCACCTTCAAAGCATATTGAGGGTAAAGCTGTTAAGCAAGGCCAAAAGGTAGTGATATGTAAAATAGAAGACAATATATTTTACATAAGCGAGATATCTGGTATTTAA